actgtagaactacaaagtgcacctatacagtaagtggggctgataaaatggacaataagtgtagaaacaaggaggtgttcaTGTTATGTCGATTCGTGTATATCCctcaaaacactgaatatgGAGTTGTCATCATGTTAAGTAGCCCCAGAAAAGAATACAAACATTCTTAAAACAGAAAGGTTGAGTGGCGAATCATTACATGATCTGTATTTGGTGTAGTTTATTATTGTACAGGAACTATGTGACTTTGGGGTACAAAACCAAATATAGGCAATGTTTCATATACATAGTGATTCAAACTGATGATCTACTCTGTATGTGCTTCAGCTCAAATAAAAGAGCCACTGAAATCTCAGCAAAATTAACACTTAATGAAACGTAAGTCCGTGGGCTTTATGCAGGCCCATTGCTTTTGTTCTTCTTTCCTTTGGGCTAATGGAGCTTGAGAGGTCAGTGTTTGTTCTCACAACATCCTTGGTGAAAACTCACTCGAAAATCCTTTTCTGTCAAGCTTTCCATTCGCCTCAGACCACCAAGAGTCTTCATGTCACACACTGGAATTCCTGGCACAAACATGAGCTGCGAAGTGTTATATTTAACTTGATTGAAGAGCTATTTGAAGTGTAAAAGTTCAATTGTCAGGGGAACAGTAGAAAACAGTTATGCAACCATTTACAACACTCTTAGAGTTTTGTGGTTGGAGGAATGGGTTTGAAAAGCCACCCTTTCTCATAGCCTCTGGTCCTAAATTGTTCTCTTCTGAGCATGCCAAGATTTGTTTGTACTCACTGAATTGAAGGAGTGAGGCCTTTATTCCCAAATATGgtgattttaaagtaaaaaaacagaaacatgagaggaaaaaacagcaaatggattaaaataataaaggcATATTTATTGGCAATTTAAGAGAAAGCTGTCAGTGGGGTCTTCGAGGAAAAACTGCCTCGAAGTCcagaaatacatatttttaggacctctctctctctcccaccctcccCTCACTCTGACTTTAGCCTTGCACGTCAAAAGGAACTCGCTTTAAGGCAGTGGTAGGAGGAGTTTGGCAACACTTCAAGTTACGTTCTGAAAGTTAACTCTCCTGCCTAGAAGAGCTTGATAGATAAACGTCAGAGCAAATGGAAAAAGCACTTACAGTGGTGACCGTAACAGCATTAACTCAAAGCCATTTAAGAATACAGTCTTGCTTTGTGTAAAACACATTAATACTATTTCCCAAAGCAGtgataaatgttattaaaattaCTATAAACAACTGCTTTAGAGTCTAAACATTTAAATCTCTCACTGTTTCGACACAAACGACTTCCTGTGTCCAAAAACGTCACAGGTGGTATTCAGATAAAAAAACCTGAATGTACACTACCAGTCAAAAATTTAGACACAACTGATTGTACAATTTCATGATATTAACCTTTTATTCTCGAgggtatatttagtttttttccatctgaatttacgtaaGGCAGCTAATTCAGTGActgtatgaaataaatgtttttattttatttatttttttctaaaagctcccctcaaatgaacagaaaatgtatttgatgatctacacatattgctatatgtttacaatttactgctgaaagccaaaaatctgttgtttaataaaagtaaaagtaaaacgcctcgactttcagtagaaaaaaaatagtgagttcagcttcttttattataagggtttaaaatgacatcaccatctatttgactggaaagaagagttacagcctcatacgatgcccagcttctggatgtagcttatgaaatatgaaggttatgaagaaaatgacaaagtgtGTTtcggaaccaccggtggtcccaaggagaataagaggttaaagacaTTTTGAAGTACAGGCTTATGcttacttttaaaaaagttgTTCCCAAAACAAGTAGTGCAGATCATGCTTATCAAATTGATTTAATTTCAAAGTGAAAGttttacatcataaaagtttTCAGTGGTCATCATGGTCTATGTGGAACTTCTATATGCTGGAGAAGCTTTCCGAATGAGTCTTCATGAAGCTGGCAGACAGAATGCTAAGCGTGCATAAAGCTGACATCAGGACAAAAATTGGCTACTTTTTTTAGGTTTGAAAATAGAAGataattagtttttttcttaTGCCCATTGCATAATTCCATGTGTCTTCCTATACTTTGGTTTAGTTTATCCTAAAATTAGTAAAATGGTAGGCTAAAAACAAGGAGAACCATTAGAGTAGGTGTGTCTGAACCTTTGACTGGCAGTGTATAATACATGTGGTATCATAGCTGTCATTGAACACTGTAAAAAGCAGATTATTTCTCAAGTTCTTCGATTTTAACAACCACAGTTCTCTTCATCATGGAGTAGCAATGGCGTCCACGTCCTCATACAGTAGCATTCCACTGAAGATAGTAAGAGGTTCAACAGAGTTGGCCAGTTTACCCGTGACCAGGTCAAGGCAGACAGTGTCTCCCTCTTGTAGTGGGAGTATGATGTTGAAGATGACCAGAGAGCCTGGGGTTTGCCTGGCCTCAGCCACGGGCTTCTCCAGGCCCTCCGGCTGGTAACCAGCAGAGTCTCCTCGGGCAATACCGTAGTTAGATTTAGACAACACTGCCTCGATCTTCACGTTCTTATGACCAGTCAGAACTGCGCTGAAGAAGTAACGACCGCTCACTGGTGCCGTGAATGTACCTTTTGAAATATCAGAGCAAAACACTTGTTTTAGGCTCCATATATGTCATTGACATCAGTTGATTAGCATGTAATGATCACTTCACTGAAGTGCAGCATTTATAAGGCTATACAACACCTACGTAAAACTTTCACAACCACTAACTTACACCGATACAGAAATTTATAAATGATAATTGCATAAAGCTATagttgttatttacatttacattcacagattttagcagatgctcttatccagagcaagtGTTTTGGCCAGCAGAGGACTAATAAGTCAGACAACACAAGCACACTGTTATAATAGTAGCTAAGGTTAAATGacataaaactgacaaaagcagcctttatggtAGCTGACAGTttttggaataagcctttattaaggctaatgtaggtgtcatgtagctgTACAGATGCTGGCCTTCAGAAAAGTGATATCTAAAAATCAATCTAACTactaaaaactataaaatactGAGGAAATTGAGTATAAACAATATCTCTGACTGTCTAGAATGGGATGTCGGCAGCCCAAATTTTAGGAAGAgctatttttaacaaaaatcaaaccaccttgggagccacagcgttttatgtccattttaccatctttgttgtaaatatgtcacagtgtgctaatgtactaatataggctaaaaatataatataaatgtaaacacagacttattttgctctgctttaagctttagctccgCTATAGCTACATTTCTCGCATCTCCACCAGGAAAAGTGGAATCAtttcttggaaaatgtctcACTGTTCAACTTTTTATGAGACTGAAATCAGCTTTTTATTCACCAGTTTCTTCTTTGAATTttactgttccaccttaaatggtgctcgGGACAGcagaattcaaacaagaagctggcgaataaaaagctgatttcagccttgtgagtttcttgttgcacattaaacgtatcaggaaaccagtggAGTGGATTATAAATtatggagtgattataaatgcaaacaagtccattcatctccaaattattgatgttcactGTAAATCTTCCTCTTTGCCTTTCCGTTAGCTACTGGCTAcgcgagattgttgtctgtgttgctgtgtgaccagcagtctgtgcaccaaccttcaggtTGATGATTTAGCAGTTATATAAagaactccagcgtttaagatcatttattgttaaaaatgtgtattttaacaATGTGAATGattagcagagctttattttactgcaaaggaggattattttatttttacctaaaaatctaattctgctgtgaagTGCTGTGCTGTGCAACAGGGCCGTAAAAGAGGAGTCGCATGTTGCCGAGCCCTGGTCTAGACTATGGCAATAGGGGTTTAACATACCTGTATCTGGATTGTACGAATGTCCTTCATTAACAAAAACCTTGTTAAAGATAATGGTGCCTGGATTGATCTGTGGTCGTGTTAGGGCTGCGGAAAACGACAGTCTTGGTACTTTTGCGTCATTTCCTGGAGGACCTGTTACATGACAAGACAAGCTTATTGTAAAGATGGTTATGGCAAAGACATGAAATTTTGTATTATTGAAGtaaatgaggaaaaaatacTTACCCTCTTCACCTCTGAGGCCTGCAGAGCAAAATGGGCACATAAGTAATGTTATTGGTGCAATAAATCTTTGTGTTTAAttgtgaaaaagtttttttttccgtAGAAAACCTCTGTACCTGGTGGTCCCACTGGACCCTGAATTCCTGGTTTTCCTAGTGGACCTTCTCTGCCAGGTGGGCCTCTTGGCCCTGCTAAGCCTGGGTAGCCCCGTTCTCCTTGTGGTCCCTGTGGCCCTggaataaaaattaaaaaatcaaatgaaatcaaataaagtttTCCAAAATTAAAAATAGTAACATAGTCGGAGTAGCTTAGTGCATGATGTCTAGCAGGGATATCCAATCTTATCCATGAAGTACCGATATTGCTGGAGACTTTTATTCCAACAAAGCTGGAGATCACCTGATCAGTAGTTTGAAGATTGAAACCAAGTGATTAAACAAGGGGAATCAGGTTTACTCCAGCTTGTTTTGAGGGAAAACCTgtagccacactggccctttgtggattaGATTGTACACCCCTGATGTACAGCAATGTGTCTTATACCACAGAATTGTCCACTGGGTGAAAGATGGTCAGTGGATATAAGCTAACAAGTGGGAACAATGTAGAATGTAAAGTTGATTTTGAACAGGCAGTATGCTAGGTTAAAATATTTGCCATTCATTTCTACAAAACAACCATTTGCAGGACCATGTTATCCTCATTTTGCAAATAATATGCTTGTAACTGTTCCATATTTATTTCCTTCCTGCATCTTTGTGCATGTTGCTCTTACACAGAATGACTTCAGTATAACTTCACTACAGCACATTTGCTTATTTCATTAGGAGTAATATTCTGTCCATTcaagttgtgtaaaaatgtgatgATAATTCTTACTGAGAGTGTTTGGAAGAATCATATTTGCATGTTTGAGTGTGATGTCTAATTCTTGATTAAGATCAAATTGTCTAGCCTGTACAAATTAAGTCAGATTTTCTGTAGACCTTGGCTCCTTGGTTGGAATCATACAACTACAAATTTGGCAAACATTGTGTGGTACTATTTTATCCTTCTCCaatttatgtgtatatacacactgccAAATTAATTCACTGCAATGAGCAAAATGTAAACTTTAGGTTTTAGAACTGGGTGTTGGATCGTGGACATAAACAAATCCAATGTAAATTATCATCACTTACGTGTTATCAATTATTTGTCTAATCACCAAGCTACTATTCTGCTTTCTGTATTCTTGGACACTCACCAGTAAAGTCTTGCTCAGTGAAGGTCTGGAACTCTTTCTGGAAGTGCAGTAGTGAGGAGTTAAGGTTATCCATCATCTCATGAATGTTCTCCAAATGAATGTTCTGAATGTTGTCTAAGGCCTCTCCCTGAGTAATGATGGTAGCGTTGAGCTCATTGACACAGGTCCAGAGTCCTGACACATGTCTACTCAGTCCATCCTTGATGTGCTGCAAGCTCTCTGAAAGCGAGTCCAGCCTGCCACAAACGTCCTCCATTTTCAAAAGCCTCTTTTCGAGCCCTTCGCCAGCACGTTTGCACTCACCCATCTCAACCAATATTTTGCTGTTGAAGTTGTGGATCTCACGCCCAACGTTGCTGAAGTGTCCACGACTGTCCTCTATGTGCTCATTCAGACCCTGCTGGATCTTATCAATCTCAGAGAAGATCCTGTCCTTAGAAGTGCCCAGGTCAGTTATAGTACTGCCATGCCTCTGAACAGTACGACCCAGCCCCTTCAGGGTATCATTGATAGAGCTGAAAGTCAGTTTGACTCCTGAGAGCTCACCTTGAATGGACTTAAGTTCTTTGCCCAATGTGCTAGTTATAACATGCTGtccatttgtgtgtttcttgtGCTCCTCCATGCTGATCTTGCACTGCCCCTGGCATTTCTCCACTTCCTCCTTGAGTTTGCCCACTTCCTCCTGTAGATTTGAGCAAACCTGTGAGCATGTGCTCTCATCAGAATCGACTGTCTTCCTCAAGTTGGTGATTTCACCTTGCCATTTCTCCAGGGCACTTCTTGTTGAGTTCCTAAACTGTTGGAAGTCTTTCTCTAGGGAATTGAAAGCAGAACTGCAGACATCACAATTGCCCCCTAATGTTTCTACCTCATTGATAATCCTTTCAAAATTCTCACCATTCTCGCCCATGAAATCCTTGACTTTCTGAACATCCTGACTGATGTCTAAAATGCGGTCCATCAGGGAGTCACCAGACACTGAGAGATCCTTTAGCTTGGTGTCAAACTTCTGGATATTTTCCTGATTGGTAATGACTTGCCACTCCAGAGTTTTCACAGTGTCCTCAGTTTTGCTTGCTTTTTCTTGTGCAGCGCATGTCTCTGCACACAAAGcaactgcagacttcagcttaCTGTTAAGGACAGACGTCTTGTTTTCCAGTTCAGTTATACGACCCTTGTGGTCATCAACAGAACCCCACAGATCCCTGATGTCCAGCTCAACGTTAGAAATTCTGTAACTATACTCATCATTTTTGCCCTGGACAGAGCTGCGTATCTGGTTGATCTCTCTTTGCAATAGTTCCTTCATGCTGCTCTCAGTGTATGAGCATTTCTGCTCAGCTTTCCTTACTGTTCCATTCATACGTCGCTCTAGTTCTTTGAGGCGGGTGTTCAGTCTCTCCTCCGATATCTTTCCTCGGCCTCCATTTCCATTGGACCCCTTCAGCTCCTTTTCAATCCGGCTTTGTAAGACATCATATGATTCTACAGTAGAGCTGACCTTTCTTTCTAGGGCACTGACTCTTGTCTCGAGGTCACCTATGGAGCTACAACAGCCCTGCAAGCGGGACAGCTCTCTTTGTAGGAACTCAACTGTGTGCTTGTGCTGCTGCTCTATGTGCTTCTCCATTGCCTTGATCTGGTCCTTGTTCTCCTGCTGAAGCCGCCGAATGTCCTCCACTCCAGTCTGGCAGGAGGAGCAGGATAGTGTGACACGATATTCTAGCTCCCGTAGAATCTCTTCCTTCAGTGTGTTGTAGCGATCTCCCCTGTCTAGCTCGTTGCCTGCACCACTGCCACTAACTAGATGGTTGTTGATGCTGATGAGGGTCCTGTCATGTACTTGAGTCATGTTGTCCAGGAGATCCAACTTGCTCTGGATGCTGTTGATGGTTTCCCGCATCTCTGGCTGGGCCGCGTCAGCAGGATTGTGACCACCACTACTGCCCCCATGATGAGACTCCTCGTGTATTTTCTGATTCAGTCCATGCAGTGTGGACTGCATGTCATGGAGTTCCTTGGTCAGGCTCTGGATCTTCTCCTCAAGTTGTCTGATCTTATCACTGTCCCCTCTTCCTGAGGAGGAAAGAAATACTCATAAATACTACTAGCTTCTATTAGCTTTATCATAACATGCTTCTCTGAAAGTGAGATGACACTTTCCATAATGTAAGTCCTATACCTTCTCCATGGGAGTCTGAGCCGTTACTGGGGCCAACACTGCAGTCTTCACCGGAGTAGCCATGACAACACTTCCACTCCATCTGTGTCACCATTTTGTAGGCAGTCTTGTACCTGGGTCTTCTGTATGTCCGATACCTGTCAGGTAAGGCAAGATATATTTTTCAGTGGTGCACAAAGTATCTACTGAAATGTGCTGAAATAATGTTTGGTAACACCTTAATATCATGATAACACTGATAAGCCACAACAGACAAAGCAgtgcaacatttaaaaatactttcagATACTATGAATACAATTAATTGCATTCAGCATTACACACCCTATGGAGCCCCTAGGTGGCCGTGgtcaaaaaaatacaaaaaaaaggtaATGACACTGCATTCCTGCGCACATGTTTTGCATTCCCTTGCAAAAATTACATTCCCTCACAAAATATATACTTGTCAGACAGCAAGCAAACGTAGGACGAGAGGTACCCAATGACAATGCCTATATTAGAGCTTTGTTTTAAGCATAGCTAATgttaaaagctgttttcccaGCTTCGCCAGTCTATGCTGAGTTTATTCAGCACTATACTGAAACTCAATCTCAGTTTCGGTTTGCAGTCACTAATAACAATCATGTTTGATGTTGAGAAGTAACATTATGTCtttatacactgtattgcctAAAGTATTCGCTGATATGATGCCAGctcaccctttacagctataacagcttaaactTTTCTgcgaaggctttctacaaggtttaggagtgtgtttacaggAATCTTTGACCTTTCTTCCAGacgcacatttgtgaggtcagacactaatgttggacgagaaggcctggctcgcagtctccactctaattcatcccaaaggtgttctatcgggttgaggtcaggactctgtgtaggccagtcaagttcttccacaccgaactcgctcatccatgtctttatgtaccttgctttgtgcactggtgcgcagtcatgttggaacatgaaggggccgtccccaaactgttcacacatcgttgggagcatgaaatcatccaaaatctcttggtttgctgaagcattaagagttcctttcactggaactaaggggcagagcccaactcctgataaacaacaccacaccataatccaccaaactttacacttggcacaatgcaattaGACAAGTACCCATCTCTTGggaaccgccaaacccagactcgtccaaaGTCGATTGCCaaatggagaagcatgattcgtcactccagaggacacgtctccactgctctagagtccagtggcagcgctttacaccactgcattcgacgcatTATGctttgtgatgtaaggcttggatgcagatgcttggccttggaaaaccattccatgaagctctctatgctgttcttgagttgatctgaaggtcacatgaagtttgaaggtctgtatcgattgactctgcagaaagttggtgacctctgtgcgctatgcacctcagcatctgctgacccagctctgtcattttatgtggccgaccactttttGGCTGatttgctgtcgttcccaaccacttccactttgttataataccactgacagttgactgtgtaatatttagtaattattttagtgaggaaatttcatgactgaacttgttgcacaggtggcctccaatcacggtaccacgctggaattactgagctcctgagattgacccattctttcactaatgtctgtagaagcagtctgcaggtctaggtgtttggttttatacacctgtggccatggaagtgatgggaacacctgaattcaattatttgaatgggtgagtgaatacttttggcaatacagtttATTTCAATCCAAGATCAACGTAAATTCAACCTTGCAAGTGATTGCAAACCGCTTGCATcataatgcaaaac
This genomic interval from Pygocentrus nattereri isolate fPygNat1 chromosome 4, fPygNat1.pri, whole genome shotgun sequence contains the following:
- the emilin1a gene encoding EMILIN-1a — its product is MAQHSLCWLVILVVSGHIWRAGASRYPQHVEQREAAAESAARVASRHRNWCAYVVKKTVSCVMEDGVETYVKPEYQHCSWSQCSRVVVYRTYRRPRYKTAYKMVTQMEWKCCHGYSGEDCSVGPSNGSDSHGEGRGDSDKIRQLEEKIQSLTKELHDMQSTLHGLNQKIHEESHHGGSSGGHNPADAAQPEMRETINSIQSKLDLLDNMTQVHDRTLISINNHLVSGSGAGNELDRGDRYNTLKEEILRELEYRVTLSCSSCQTGVEDIRRLQQENKDQIKAMEKHIEQQHKHTVEFLQRELSRLQGCCSSIGDLETRVSALERKVSSTVESYDVLQSRIEKELKGSNGNGGRGKISEERLNTRLKELERRMNGTVRKAEQKCSYTESSMKELLQREINQIRSSVQGKNDEYSYRISNVELDIRDLWGSVDDHKGRITELENKTSVLNSKLKSAVALCAETCAAQEKASKTEDTVKTLEWQVITNQENIQKFDTKLKDLSVSGDSLMDRILDISQDVQKVKDFMGENGENFERIINEVETLGGNCDVCSSAFNSLEKDFQQFRNSTRSALEKWQGEITNLRKTVDSDESTCSQVCSNLQEEVGKLKEEVEKCQGQCKISMEEHKKHTNGQHVITSTLGKELKSIQGELSGVKLTFSSINDTLKGLGRTVQRHGSTITDLGTSKDRIFSEIDKIQQGLNEHIEDSRGHFSNVGREIHNFNSKILVEMGECKRAGEGLEKRLLKMEDVCGRLDSLSESLQHIKDGLSRHVSGLWTCVNELNATIITQGEALDNIQNIHLENIHEMMDNLNSSLLHFQKEFQTFTEQDFTGPQGPQGERGYPGLAGPRGPPGREGPLGKPGIQGPVGPPGLRGEEGPPGNDAKVPRLSFSAALTRPQINPGTIIFNKVFVNEGHSYNPDTGTFTAPVSGRYFFSAVLTGHKNVKIEAVLSKSNYGIARGDSAGYQPEGLEKPVAEARQTPGSLVIFNIILPLQEGDTVCLDLVTGKLANSVEPLTIFSGMLLYEDVDAIATP